In Nevskiales bacterium, one DNA window encodes the following:
- a CDS encoding CocE/NonD family hydrolase yields the protein MRTCFWRPALLGFTIGMSACGGSGGGDTAGRSVGGGASSAPIAAEPPRSDRERPFEGPTHYLEVSDGTLIAMHVRMPDNYVEGRKYATIVEIAGYDNGSSDGPTLTGRVGEAAGLPFALPLAESSRTQRSVFFEDRYVTVQISLRGTGCSSGEFDLFSLRSAMDGHEAIEWLARQPWSNGDVGLYGHSYSGITGTLVASTRPPSLRVITLSGLIGDLYRDLVYPGGLTNYGFPLLWTGAVRPLFDYGGGKVTGIAGEANAQKDPRCLQNQAASSRTVIEEPLVHGVIDQDTPWFQARSTVNYAPQINVPTQIVTAYQDEQVGPRGGAYVFDLLDPAVPRRLVMLNGNHEMQSSHAEVVSERNAWVDHYLLGRPNPFVDPRSTPESVRVLLEVHCPTGGSGGYQSPGSLGVIPG from the coding sequence ATGCGAACATGTTTCTGGCGCCCGGCGCTGCTGGGTTTCACGATCGGCATGTCGGCCTGCGGCGGCTCTGGCGGTGGCGACACGGCCGGCCGGTCGGTCGGTGGCGGTGCCAGCAGCGCGCCGATCGCAGCGGAACCGCCGCGCAGCGACCGCGAACGCCCCTTCGAGGGCCCGACGCATTATCTGGAGGTCAGCGACGGCACGCTGATCGCCATGCACGTGCGCATGCCGGACAACTACGTCGAAGGTCGCAAGTACGCAACCATCGTCGAGATCGCCGGCTACGACAACGGCTCCTCCGACGGCCCTACCCTGACCGGCCGCGTCGGCGAGGCCGCAGGCCTGCCCTTCGCACTGCCCCTGGCGGAGAGCAGCCGCACGCAGCGCTCGGTATTCTTCGAGGACCGCTACGTGACCGTGCAGATTTCCCTGCGCGGCACCGGCTGCTCCAGCGGCGAGTTCGACCTGTTCTCGTTGCGCAGCGCCATGGATGGGCATGAGGCCATCGAGTGGCTGGCGCGCCAGCCCTGGTCGAACGGCGACGTCGGCCTCTACGGGCATTCCTATTCCGGCATCACCGGCACGCTGGTGGCGAGCACGCGCCCGCCCAGCCTGCGCGTGATCACGCTCTCGGGGCTGATCGGCGACCTGTACCGCGACCTGGTGTACCCGGGCGGGCTGACCAACTACGGCTTCCCCCTCCTGTGGACCGGCGCGGTGCGGCCGCTGTTCGACTACGGCGGCGGCAAGGTCACCGGCATCGCCGGCGAGGCCAACGCGCAGAAGGATCCGCGCTGCCTGCAGAACCAGGCCGCCAGCAGCCGCACGGTGATCGAGGAGCCGCTGGTGCACGGGGTCATCGACCAGGACACACCCTGGTTCCAGGCGCGCTCCACGGTCAACTACGCACCGCAGATCAACGTGCCGACGCAGATCGTCACCGCGTACCAGGATGAGCAGGTCGGCCCGCGCGGCGGCGCTTATGTGTTCGACCTGCTAGACCCGGCCGTGCCGCGACGCCTGGTGATGCTGAACGGCAACCACGAGATGCAGTCTTCGCACGCCGAAGTGGTGAGCGAGCGCAACGCCTGGGTAGACCATTACCTGCTCGGCCGCCCGAATCCCTTCGTCGATCCGCGCAGCACGCCGGAGTCCGTACGCGTGCTGCTCGAAGTGCACTGCCCCACCGGTGGCAGTGGCGGCTACCAGTCGCCCGGCTCGCTGGGCGTGATCCCGGGG